From the Pedobacter cryoconitis genome, one window contains:
- a CDS encoding GNAT family N-acetyltransferase, whose translation MNKESISEAIVLEVAATDLHFNQILALQQENLYSAISAAQQQQQGFVFAEHNLALLKKMAGHLPQVIATFNNRVIGYNLAMHVSLRNELSSLIPMFNEFERCRYRGELLGSYNYMVGGQVCVHRDFRGQGLLNRLYQETKSKVGELYQLCVTEISTRNINSLKVHQRMGFEVIGTYRDEKELWNVVAWNLGE comes from the coding sequence ATGAATAAAGAATCTATTTCCGAAGCTATAGTTCTGGAGGTCGCTGCTACTGACCTTCATTTTAATCAAATCCTTGCTTTACAGCAGGAGAATCTATACAGCGCTATAAGTGCTGCTCAGCAACAGCAGCAGGGTTTCGTGTTTGCGGAGCATAATCTGGCATTGTTAAAAAAGATGGCTGGTCATTTGCCTCAGGTCATCGCAACCTTTAATAACCGGGTAATTGGTTATAATCTGGCCATGCATGTTTCTTTGAGAAATGAATTGTCAAGCCTGATACCGATGTTTAATGAGTTTGAACGTTGTCGTTACCGGGGAGAGTTGTTAGGCAGTTATAACTACATGGTTGGCGGACAGGTGTGTGTGCATCGTGATTTTAGGGGGCAGGGCCTTTTGAACCGTCTATATCAGGAAACTAAAAGTAAAGTGGGAGAGCTGTATCAGTTGTGTGTAACGGAGATCTCCACCAGGAATATTAATTCCTTAAAGGTTCACCAGAGAATGGGGTTCGAAGTGATTGGTACTTACAGGGACGAAAAAGAGCTGTGGAATGTAGTAGCCTGGAACCTTGGGGAATGA
- a CDS encoding FKBP-type peptidyl-prolyl cis-trans isomerase codes for MIKIKHLLVLLVCTVTAFTSCKKKETYDPDPQFRADTTAIRAFVVANKIPAIKDPATGVFYQIITPGSGTVKINNSTTVTVNYTGRFLNGNVFDQSNGTPISFPLGGVITGWQIGVPFIQPGGRIRLIIPSVLGYGNVDKGPIPANSILDFTIDLISAK; via the coding sequence ATGATAAAGATTAAACACCTCCTGGTATTACTTGTTTGTACGGTAACTGCGTTTACATCCTGCAAGAAAAAAGAAACTTATGACCCTGATCCACAGTTCAGGGCAGATACTACAGCAATAAGAGCTTTTGTAGTTGCGAATAAAATTCCTGCAATTAAGGATCCTGCAACCGGGGTATTCTATCAGATTATAACCCCTGGGTCTGGCACTGTTAAAATCAATAACTCTACCACTGTTACGGTAAATTATACAGGCCGTTTCCTGAATGGTAATGTTTTTGATCAGAGCAATGGCACACCAATATCTTTTCCTTTAGGTGGTGTTATTACTGGATGGCAGATTGGAGTACCTTTTATTCAACCTGGTGGTCGTATCCGTTTAATTATTCCTTCTGTGTTAGGTTATGGAAATGTAGATAAAGGGCCTATTCCGGCAAACTCAATATTAGATTTTACGATTGATTTAATAAGTGCTAAATAA
- a CDS encoding ion channel, with amino-acid sequence MALFKRKSQIDDDLGFGTQPILGDQRMMNADGSSNIRRIGLPFIRTSDTYNWLISMTWKKFLFILLIAYLLVNILFASLYVLIGIEHLKGADGITPRDHFFDAFFFSAQTISTVGYGHISPDGFLTSCLAAFESMLGLLAFALATGLLYGRFSRPTAKVVYSENMVIAPYKEIKGLMFRLANLRNNQLIEIEVQVVLSYNELIGDQKKRRFYPLELERSKIGLLTMSWTVVHPIDENSPLYNKTAEELAEAEVEILVLLKAFDDTFSQTVHTRTSYKDENIIHNARFVTIFSRDDNGQLMLDLSKIGSLELLD; translated from the coding sequence ATGGCGCTATTTAAACGTAAATCACAAATTGACGATGATCTTGGATTTGGTACACAACCAATCCTCGGGGATCAGCGAATGATGAATGCAGATGGGTCTTCGAATATAAGACGCATTGGCCTGCCATTTATCAGAACATCCGATACCTATAACTGGCTGATCTCTATGACCTGGAAGAAATTCCTGTTCATCCTGCTGATTGCTTATCTGCTGGTTAATATACTCTTTGCGTCTTTATATGTTTTAATTGGTATTGAACATCTTAAAGGGGCTGACGGAATTACACCAAGAGATCATTTCTTTGATGCCTTCTTCTTTTCAGCACAGACTATTTCTACTGTGGGTTATGGACATATTAGTCCTGATGGCTTTTTAACGAGCTGCCTCGCGGCATTTGAATCTATGCTGGGTTTGCTGGCTTTTGCACTGGCAACGGGTTTATTATATGGCCGTTTTTCGCGGCCAACTGCTAAAGTTGTTTACAGTGAGAATATGGTGATCGCACCTTATAAGGAAATTAAGGGGCTGATGTTCAGACTGGCTAATTTAAGAAATAACCAGCTGATAGAAATAGAAGTGCAGGTCGTGCTTTCTTATAATGAATTGATCGGAGATCAGAAGAAAAGGCGGTTTTATCCCTTAGAATTGGAAAGATCAAAAATAGGCCTGCTGACAATGAGCTGGACGGTAGTTCATCCTATTGATGAAAATAGTCCGCTATATAATAAAACAGCAGAAGAGTTAGCAGAGGCTGAAGTCGAAATACTGGTTTTATTAAAGGCTTTTGATGATACTTTTTCTCAGACTGTACATACCCGGACTTCCTATAAAGATGAAAATATTATCCATAATGCAAGATTTGTAACTATTTTCTCCAGAGATGACAATGGACAGCTCATGCTGGATCTTTCAAAGATAGGAAGTCTGGAATTATTGGATTAA
- a CDS encoding M57 family metalloprotease translates to MNKNLKNFTFIALAAIVIASCSKTKETPVAPDPQTEKTEKVLSYIQSLGFPSSAIVENGDHYVVEEDIIFPKNMVIPAGQPKTEQYYTGSLVNATNKRNIRVKVDASMTSMNAEVTSAVNQWNGIAGSTVKFSIVTSGTYDILIKDENLGNGVCGQGTFPSGGAAGNLIKINKAYIAANSFAQRQRTITHELGHNISLRHTNWSAIGEGSATAVPGVGGTDALSLMNGGQCNSGATVLSVKDKQATVALYP, encoded by the coding sequence ATGAACAAAAATTTGAAAAACTTCACTTTCATTGCGCTGGCCGCAATAGTGATCGCATCGTGTTCTAAAACCAAAGAAACACCTGTAGCCCCTGATCCTCAAACTGAGAAAACTGAAAAGGTATTATCCTATATTCAGAGCCTTGGATTTCCTTCATCAGCTATTGTTGAAAATGGTGATCACTATGTAGTGGAAGAAGATATTATCTTCCCGAAAAACATGGTTATACCTGCTGGTCAGCCAAAAACTGAGCAATATTATACAGGTAGCCTTGTAAATGCGACCAATAAGAGAAATATACGCGTAAAAGTTGATGCTTCTATGACCAGCATGAACGCAGAAGTAACTTCTGCTGTGAATCAATGGAATGGAATTGCTGGTTCTACCGTTAAATTCTCTATAGTAACAAGCGGAACTTATGACATCCTGATCAAAGATGAAAATCTTGGCAATGGTGTTTGCGGCCAGGGAACATTTCCTTCTGGCGGTGCTGCGGGTAACTTAATTAAAATTAACAAGGCATATATTGCCGCAAATAGTTTTGCTCAGCGTCAAAGAACAATTACGCATGAGCTGGGTCACAATATTTCATTGAGACATACAAACTGGTCTGCTATTGGGGAAGGCTCTGCCACAGCTGTACCTGGAGTTGGCGGAACAGATGCACTGTCATTGATGAATGGTGGTCAGTGTAATTCTGGCGCTACCGTATTATCTGTAAAAGATAAACAAGCAACTGTTGCGTTATATCCATAA
- a CDS encoding helix-turn-helix domain-containing protein, which produces MKFVHQIDPSKFLIFPLSDCPEKYMQSKNRQEYFEIIWFSPEHNPDNEVASGSQFVYLIPPFRSVIIPIEDKQGYLIAFKRDYLEEDDKEYALDIFNLFNMQGQYTMLQLDTDTANRFNHLQPLITEEYQNPFGTYLVLKSLLKVFLLNLIRLNQHAFLNQDINQKRVYEFILLMERYYQKERKASFYSDQLGISEKRLNQILKEKMNKTLTQLLHIRLIVEAKRKLISSERTIKEIAYELNFEDRAYFSRFFKKQTGLTAEQFRNRQTN; this is translated from the coding sequence ATGAAGTTCGTACATCAGATAGATCCTTCTAAATTTCTTATTTTCCCGCTCAGCGACTGCCCGGAAAAATATATGCAAAGTAAAAACAGGCAAGAGTATTTCGAAATAATCTGGTTCAGTCCAGAACATAACCCTGACAATGAAGTTGCCTCTGGAAGCCAGTTCGTCTATTTAATTCCCCCTTTTCGTTCTGTAATCATACCCATTGAGGATAAACAAGGTTACCTGATAGCTTTTAAACGCGATTACCTGGAAGAAGACGACAAAGAATATGCACTGGATATCTTCAATCTATTCAATATGCAGGGGCAGTACACTATGCTGCAACTTGATACAGATACGGCCAATCGTTTTAACCATCTTCAACCGCTGATCACAGAAGAATATCAGAATCCTTTTGGCACTTACCTCGTGCTGAAATCATTGCTTAAAGTATTCCTGCTGAATCTGATCCGCCTGAATCAGCATGCGTTTCTGAATCAGGATATCAATCAGAAAAGAGTCTATGAATTTATTCTGCTCATGGAGCGTTATTATCAAAAAGAGCGTAAAGCATCTTTCTATTCTGATCAATTAGGCATCAGTGAGAAAAGACTGAACCAGATCCTTAAAGAGAAAATGAATAAAACACTCACTCAGCTTTTGCATATCCGTTTAATTGTTGAAGCAAAGCGTAAACTCATAAGCAGTGAAAGGACGATTAAAGAAATCGCTTATGAGCTGAATTTTGAAGACCGGGCCTATTTCAGCAGGTTCTTCAAGAAACAAACAGGTTTAACAGCAGAACAATTTAGAAATCGTCAGACAAATTAG
- a CDS encoding DAPG hydrolase family protein gives MRIEEVNDLLNPGYLPFEAGYKRYEDGLLVVAARSSLMNITGKMIEWWVGYVHNSEQYSWWHKQDHVFSDWIGERGTGKYIGGTHIAHERLGGEEIHKLRITFLDPATVMDTSRFAELGVTAVHARLALEGQPGYVAKLMHFVRDTPYGCEMRSRFWLGYFEENELENDFETRSRIYPDAAGAGLLKHCHEEMSNLGIFLPELYERETGEKVKIHSLADVL, from the coding sequence ATGAGAATAGAAGAAGTAAATGACTTATTAAATCCGGGCTACCTGCCTTTCGAAGCTGGTTACAAACGTTATGAAGATGGTCTGCTGGTTGTCGCAGCGCGATCAAGCCTGATGAATATTACAGGAAAAATGATTGAGTGGTGGGTAGGTTATGTCCACAACTCAGAACAATATTCATGGTGGCATAAACAAGACCATGTATTCAGCGACTGGATTGGAGAACGCGGCACAGGAAAATATATTGGAGGCACTCATATCGCTCATGAACGTTTGGGCGGCGAGGAAATCCACAAATTAAGGATTACATTTCTTGACCCGGCTACCGTGATGGATACTTCCCGCTTTGCAGAATTGGGCGTAACAGCAGTACATGCACGTTTAGCACTCGAAGGCCAGCCCGGGTACGTTGCCAAACTCATGCACTTTGTCAGAGACACACCTTATGGATGTGAAATGCGCAGCAGGTTCTGGTTAGGATACTTTGAAGAAAATGAGCTGGAAAATGATTTTGAAACCCGTTCCAGGATATATCCTGATGCAGCGGGAGCCGGTTTACTCAAACATTGTCATGAAGAAATGAGTAATCTAGGTATTTTCCTTCCCGAGCTTTACGAACGTGAAACCGGAGAAAAGGTTAAAATTCATTCACTTGCAGATGTACTTTAA
- a CDS encoding MFS transporter has protein sequence MMKTLSKTGIFVILLTSSLTIMAGTVIAPSLNETAIHLGFTNNPAWLITLPSLGVVLFAPFMGRISDKKGAYLLMCWSLVPYALFGVLGAILSNPYIVIADRILLGAATAAVQTAGTGLIADFFEGETRIRMISWQGMSIEMGGVIFLSAGGLLGEKGWQLPFLLYLTALICLPLLLISVPGKTKIPFKLPGYHPDIVPKELLKIVISTAIAMVLFFIVFSGLPQYLPGTFNFSTAQTGYFMAFISLVAVLAASFMPLVVKQISTNYTVPLGFAFFMSGQLLFAVSDQLTGLISAAIATGIGFGFTIPLLNHVTLEISNPQNRGRNLSYYSMAIFGGQFLSSFIGGLPFDLKTIFVIAACIAMLTGITLLIHAKYTLKIFKTKHQFLNK, from the coding sequence ATGATGAAAACACTATCAAAAACGGGAATCTTCGTTATTTTGTTAACCAGCAGTCTGACCATTATGGCAGGGACTGTTATTGCCCCCTCCTTAAATGAAACTGCCATACATCTTGGTTTTACCAATAACCCTGCATGGCTAATCACCCTGCCTTCACTGGGAGTTGTATTATTTGCTCCTTTCATGGGCAGAATATCAGACAAAAAAGGAGCTTACCTGCTGATGTGCTGGAGCCTTGTGCCCTATGCACTATTCGGTGTTCTCGGTGCTATTTTAAGTAACCCCTATATTGTTATCGCAGACCGCATACTTCTTGGTGCTGCCACTGCTGCTGTTCAAACAGCAGGCACAGGTCTGATTGCCGATTTTTTTGAAGGAGAAACCCGCATCAGGATGATTTCCTGGCAGGGTATGTCTATTGAAATGGGCGGCGTAATTTTTCTGAGTGCAGGTGGACTGCTCGGCGAAAAAGGCTGGCAGCTCCCCTTTCTACTTTACCTCACTGCTCTCATCTGCCTGCCACTACTACTCATTAGTGTTCCCGGAAAAACTAAAATCCCTTTTAAACTTCCCGGTTATCATCCGGATATTGTTCCCAAAGAGCTCCTGAAAATTGTGATCAGCACCGCTATTGCCATGGTACTGTTCTTCATCGTCTTCTCCGGACTTCCTCAATATCTGCCCGGTACATTTAATTTTTCAACAGCTCAAACCGGGTACTTCATGGCTTTTATCTCTTTAGTTGCTGTGCTGGCAGCGAGTTTCATGCCCCTGGTTGTTAAACAAATCAGCACAAATTACACCGTGCCTTTAGGATTTGCCTTTTTCATGTCCGGACAACTGTTATTTGCTGTTTCAGATCAGCTGACCGGCTTAATCAGTGCAGCAATTGCAACAGGCATCGGATTCGGTTTTACGATCCCGCTATTGAACCATGTGACCTTAGAAATCAGCAATCCCCAAAACCGGGGGCGTAACCTGAGCTATTATTCAATGGCCATATTTGGTGGTCAATTCCTGTCTTCCTTTATAGGCGGCTTGCCCTTTGACCTTAAAACCATCTTTGTCATTGCCGCTTGTATAGCGATGTTAACAGGCATCACCCTCCTTATTCACGCGAAATACACGCTTAAAATCTTTAAAACAAAGCATCAATTTTTAAACAAATAA
- a CDS encoding MFS transporter, translating to MKEQYQFMISKKNLILTIASMGIFVEALDIAIINLTIPSIQAQFNISNDQVQWLQTLYVLLYGGFLIIGGKLSDVIGRKKIFMIGAALFLLTSLGAGLSGSFVILAFYRAVQGLAAALIMPSALSIVTHTFTEKNERSKAIGIFSSFAAIGSGSGLSMGGIISTYWGWHWVFLINVPILALVIFTSWYYLDADGPRDQKKSPDLISGFILVAALLMLSYGVHELGNFQKHYLLLPALAIAIVICMKVLFTRLTTLKDPLIDLSIFRSPTVVTANGVFFLLGSFWTGYLFIISLLLQKDMDFSAAKSGLLLVPFSILSALVAKFALPAIMKRLNIARTGFLGMTMMLISAVLLAASLMTGHSLILILLSAAFASGLGITISYTGLSVLSIQDIPSQHYGLASSLATTSYFLGAGIGLSILTLFMTSKNVTASVTPLSIVILGIYAFIGLSWLIVFIRNQSTTQKRAIQVSK from the coding sequence TTGAAAGAACAATACCAATTTATGATTTCAAAAAAGAACCTTATTCTCACCATTGCTTCGATGGGTATTTTCGTAGAAGCACTCGATATCGCAATTATTAATCTGACCATTCCCTCTATACAAGCGCAGTTCAATATCAGTAACGACCAGGTACAATGGTTGCAAACACTATACGTATTACTTTATGGAGGTTTCCTGATTATCGGAGGAAAACTATCCGATGTAATCGGCAGAAAAAAGATCTTTATGATTGGCGCTGCCCTGTTCCTGCTCACCTCATTGGGCGCCGGACTTTCAGGCTCCTTTGTAATACTTGCTTTTTACCGTGCCGTGCAAGGTTTAGCCGCAGCATTGATCATGCCTTCAGCACTCTCCATTGTTACCCATACCTTTACAGAAAAAAATGAGCGCAGTAAAGCCATAGGAATTTTCAGTTCTTTTGCAGCCATAGGATCAGGCAGCGGTTTATCTATGGGTGGCATCATTAGCACCTATTGGGGCTGGCACTGGGTTTTCCTGATTAACGTCCCTATTCTGGCGCTCGTTATTTTCACTTCCTGGTATTATCTGGACGCAGATGGTCCACGTGACCAAAAGAAGTCACCAGATCTTATTTCAGGTTTTATATTAGTCGCAGCCTTGCTGATGCTGAGTTACGGTGTACATGAACTTGGTAATTTTCAAAAACACTATTTATTATTACCCGCTTTAGCAATTGCAATCGTAATTTGTATGAAGGTATTATTTACCCGTTTAACCACTTTAAAAGACCCTTTAATTGATTTATCAATTTTCCGTTCCCCAACAGTTGTGACCGCGAACGGCGTCTTTTTTCTATTGGGTTCTTTTTGGACAGGTTACCTGTTTATCATTTCACTGCTGCTTCAAAAAGACATGGATTTTAGTGCTGCCAAATCTGGTTTACTACTGGTTCCCTTCAGTATTCTGTCTGCACTGGTTGCTAAATTTGCATTACCTGCAATTATGAAAAGACTGAACATAGCCCGCACAGGCTTTCTTGGAATGACCATGATGTTAATCAGCGCAGTTTTGCTGGCAGCATCTCTGATGACCGGTCACTCTTTAATTTTAATTCTGCTTTCTGCTGCGTTTGCTTCAGGCCTGGGAATCACGATCAGTTACACTGGCCTGTCTGTACTTTCCATTCAGGATATCCCTAGTCAGCATTACGGTTTAGCTTCCAGCCTGGCTACGACCTCTTATTTTCTTGGCGCGGGAATCGGACTATCAATCCTGACCTTGTTTATGACCAGTAAAAACGTGACTGCTTCTGTAACTCCGCTTTCGATTGTAATTCTTGGTATCTATGCTTTCATTGGCCTGAGCTGGTTAATTGTTTTCATCAGAAATCAAAGTACAACTCAAAAAAGAGCGATACAAGTTTCCAAATAG
- a CDS encoding Lrp/AsnC family transcriptional regulator has protein sequence MTNTEQPEKVSVSLDAKDYEILRLLEENAKLTVREIAGLIHLSPTPTHERIKRMEKSGVIKQYAAILNRQLVGKGMIVLCMITLREHNKRSGAVFIKAMLEFKEIVECYNISGDFDFMVKIVAESMEDYHNFFVNKLGEVKGIGQTKSIFVMAAVKETHQLI, from the coding sequence ATGACAAATACAGAACAGCCGGAAAAGGTTTCCGTATCCTTAGATGCGAAGGACTATGAAATACTCAGATTACTGGAGGAGAATGCCAAACTTACCGTCAGGGAAATAGCTGGACTTATTCATTTGAGTCCAACGCCAACTCATGAACGAATTAAACGAATGGAAAAGAGCGGAGTGATTAAGCAATATGCGGCTATCCTGAACAGACAATTGGTTGGCAAAGGAATGATTGTTCTTTGCATGATTACTTTGAGAGAACATAATAAGAGATCGGGTGCGGTTTTTATTAAAGCGATGCTTGAGTTTAAGGAAATTGTAGAATGTTATAATATCTCAGGAGATTTTGATTTTATGGTCAAAATAGTAGCGGAAAGTATGGAAGATTACCATAATTTCTTTGTCAATAAGCTGGGAGAAGTGAAAGGTATAGGGCAAACCAAGAGCATTTTCGTCATGGCGGCCGTTAAAGAAACCCATCAGTTGATTTAG
- a CDS encoding phage tail protein, with the protein MDEYLGSIGIFPFGFAPRNFAQCNGQLLSIAQNQALFSLLGTMYGGNGVQNFALPDFRGKVPMHIGNGFVQGQVSGEESHTLVMNEIPQHNHTLGSGNVRAKAGLGNATVLTPENNYYAANPALAGRFSNQTDTGMYNNAPFNTQTIGAGQGHENRMPFLVLNFCICISGIFPSRN; encoded by the coding sequence ATGGATGAATATCTTGGTTCAATAGGCATATTTCCTTTCGGATTTGCGCCTCGAAACTTTGCACAATGTAATGGGCAGCTCTTGTCCATCGCTCAAAATCAAGCCTTATTTTCTTTACTAGGTACCATGTACGGAGGAAATGGTGTACAAAACTTTGCTTTACCGGATTTCAGAGGAAAAGTCCCTATGCACATAGGTAATGGCTTTGTTCAGGGACAGGTTTCTGGCGAAGAGTCTCACACACTTGTGATGAACGAAATTCCTCAGCACAACCATACTTTGGGGTCTGGAAATGTTCGGGCAAAGGCGGGGCTCGGAAATGCCACCGTGTTAACTCCTGAAAACAATTATTATGCTGCAAACCCTGCTTTAGCGGGCCGCTTCAGTAATCAGACTGATACGGGGATGTATAATAATGCACCTTTCAATACCCAGACTATCGGTGCGGGACAGGGACATGAAAACAGGATGCCATTTTTGGTATTGAATTTCTGTATCTGTATATCGGGTATTTTTCCTTCAAGAAACTAA
- a CDS encoding phage tail protein yields the protein MATSMEPFVGEIGLVGFNFAPRGWATCDGQLMSISQNTALFSLLGTTYGGDGRTTFALPNLKGSAPIGAGQGPGLTYRNLGEVSGTTSETLLLSEMPAHTHALGAGLKTGVAPNTANAVASLPATSPGADLLYSPTPSPTDYMAPLAVNLDTQTNILGGNQPHNNMQPYLVVIFVIALQGIFPPRP from the coding sequence ATGGCTACTAGCATGGAACCCTTTGTTGGGGAAATTGGTTTGGTTGGTTTTAATTTTGCACCCAGAGGATGGGCAACCTGTGATGGACAATTAATGTCTATATCTCAAAATACGGCCCTTTTTTCCTTATTGGGTACAACGTATGGGGGAGATGGAAGAACAACTTTCGCACTCCCGAATCTTAAAGGATCAGCTCCAATCGGGGCCGGTCAGGGGCCCGGATTAACTTACCGCAATTTAGGAGAGGTTAGCGGGACAACTTCAGAAACACTGTTGTTAAGTGAAATGCCTGCGCATACCCATGCATTGGGTGCAGGCCTTAAAACGGGGGTGGCACCTAATACTGCAAATGCAGTGGCCAGTTTGCCTGCAACTTCTCCAGGTGCTGATCTGCTTTATTCGCCGACACCGAGCCCTACAGATTATATGGCTCCTCTGGCGGTGAACCTGGATACTCAAACGAATATACTGGGAGGTAATCAACCACATAATAATATGCAGCCTTACCTGGTTGTGATTTTTGTTATCGCCTTACAGGGCATTTTTCCTCCAAGACCTTAA
- a CDS encoding phage tail protein, with protein MSAAQPYVGEITIFGGNFAPAGWAFCDGSLLAISENDILFNLIGTTFGGDGQNTFALPDLRGRVPVHMGTNPQSGTNYVLGQLAGVENVTLTPNQLPPHAHTVTGELNMKVRANDPDTQTSPVNNGIAIAAGKRYFSRTPTASGMMPLDTTIVLSGAGNSQPHNNMQPYVVLNYIISLFGIYPSQG; from the coding sequence ATGTCAGCAGCACAACCTTATGTAGGTGAAATAACAATTTTTGGTGGCAATTTTGCTCCTGCGGGATGGGCATTTTGCGATGGCAGCTTACTGGCCATTTCGGAAAATGATATCTTATTCAATTTAATCGGCACTACCTTTGGTGGTGACGGACAGAATACTTTTGCTTTGCCTGATTTAAGAGGCCGTGTACCTGTTCATATGGGTACGAATCCACAATCGGGTACTAATTATGTACTTGGACAGCTTGCAGGAGTAGAGAATGTAACTTTAACTCCCAATCAGCTTCCTCCGCATGCGCATACCGTAACCGGAGAACTGAATATGAAAGTCAGGGCAAATGATCCTGATACACAGACTTCTCCTGTAAATAATGGGATTGCTATTGCCGCGGGAAAGCGCTATTTCAGCCGCACGCCAACAGCATCAGGCATGATGCCACTGGATACTACTATTGTATTATCTGGTGCTGGTAACAGTCAGCCTCATAATAATATGCAGCCATATGTGGTGCTCAATTATATCATTTCATTGTTCGGTATTTATCCATCACAAGGTTAA
- a CDS encoding ABC transporter substrate-binding protein, translating to MKIGVLLPNSTTYPLISHNFMTGLKGSLAELATALSPELLTASIGFGTDGVLMLKEAEIMLLDEKADLLIVFADHPTIECLFPLINALKKLLIVVNSGAKYPPVKKQPFVIYHTLNYALHCRLIGKNAAKVSSKAVVATSYYDGGYSLCHAITKGYADEGSSVAFNFVSKFNAAEFDMEPLTSFLTSNHDVRHIMAVYSDLSPVFYERLAIEFPAIPLNIFVNPAMLEELHLPEYGITNKEIVVSSYLPWAAQSATSGNVAYCNAFKSKTGRAPDAIGALGWDTGALIIKYITVSLENSLFNTKQLLNELLDAKIEGAKGTIYIDGNTHQVFSPAYQVKLGAGNQLIIQDTVPLIEVLREWTEIYDDPPQGLVSGWINTYMCS from the coding sequence ATGAAAATAGGTGTACTGCTTCCAAATTCTACGACTTATCCGCTGATCTCTCATAATTTTATGACCGGGTTAAAAGGTAGTTTAGCTGAACTGGCAACTGCGTTGTCTCCTGAACTACTGACGGCAAGTATTGGCTTTGGAACAGATGGGGTGCTGATGCTGAAGGAAGCAGAAATCATGCTGCTGGATGAAAAAGCAGACCTGTTAATTGTTTTTGCAGATCATCCAACAATAGAGTGCCTGTTTCCTTTAATCAATGCGTTAAAAAAACTGCTGATTGTAGTGAACAGTGGTGCTAAATACCCTCCTGTCAAAAAACAACCTTTTGTAATTTATCATACCCTCAATTATGCGCTGCATTGCAGGCTGATTGGTAAAAATGCTGCTAAAGTAAGCAGTAAGGCTGTTGTTGCGACTTCTTATTACGATGGTGGATATAGTCTTTGCCATGCCATTACCAAGGGGTATGCAGATGAAGGAAGTTCAGTTGCTTTTAATTTCGTCAGCAAATTTAATGCTGCGGAATTTGATATGGAGCCACTAACCAGCTTTTTAACTTCAAATCATGACGTTCGCCATATTATGGCTGTTTACAGTGATTTAAGTCCGGTTTTTTATGAAAGACTTGCCATTGAATTTCCGGCAATTCCGTTAAATATTTTCGTTAATCCGGCCATGCTCGAAGAACTTCATTTACCAGAATATGGAATAACCAATAAGGAAATAGTTGTTAGCTCTTATCTGCCATGGGCGGCTCAATCTGCCACAAGCGGAAATGTAGCTTATTGCAATGCTTTTAAAAGTAAAACTGGCCGTGCGCCAGATGCTATTGGTGCATTAGGCTGGGATACGGGGGCATTAATTATAAAATATATCACGGTTTCTTTAGAGAATTCCCTTTTTAATACAAAACAGCTTCTGAATGAACTGCTGGATGCTAAAATAGAGGGAGCTAAAGGAACAATCTACATAGATGGCAATACACATCAGGTGTTTTCACCCGCATACCAGGTCAAACTGGGAGCAGGGAATCAACTGATCATACAAGATACAGTGCCCTTAATTGAGGTACTTCGCGAATGGACTGAAATATACGATGATCCACCTCAGGGATTAGTGTCAGGATGGATTAATACTTATATGTGCTCTTAA